The following nucleotide sequence is from Austwickia chelonae.
GAGCTGTCCTCAGCACGGAGGGAATCGGCAGCAGCGCGGGCGCGCTCCTGCGAGGAGGGGGAGGAATGAGTGGTCATCGCGCACGCGTCCAGAAGCTCGGTCCGACAGGCTCCATGAATCCCTGGTCGGCGACCAGGTATCCCTCTTTATCCACGGTGATCTTCAGCTGCGGCAGAGGGCGTTTCGCCGGGCCGAAGACGACCTCGCAGTCATTGGTGACATCGAAGGTCGATTGGTGGCAGGGACAGAGGAGATGGTGGGTCTGCTGCTCGTACAGGCCGACCGGGCAGCCTGCGTGGGTGCAGATCTTGCTGTAGGCCACGATCCCTTGGAATCCCCAGTCGCGGGCCTTGGTGCTGGCGAACTTCGCAGGATCCAGACGCATGAGGAGGACAGCGGCTTTCGCCTTGCGCTCCAGGACGCCCAGGTTCTCGTCGTGGTCGAAGGTCTGTCCAGGAGCAGGTTTTTGCTTGGGCTTGTCGTGGATTCCCTCGGGGAGGACGTGATAGACCGAGCCGAGGGTCACATCTGTCGCTTTGATCGGGCGGTTCTCCGGATCGGTCATCAGGCGTAGCCCCTTACGCCAGAAGGTGTTGCGCAGCTCTCGGTCAGCGTCGCCCATCTTGCCCAGCCCGCCGACGACTTGAATCAGTAAGGGCAGGGCGAAGATGGCCAAGGAGGTTCCGCCCGCCAGGCGGATCAGTTTTCGCCGACCCAGCTGGCTCTCTTCCATGCCGCGCTGCAAGGTGTCCAGCACACCTTGGCGGTCCTCCTCGCTGGAGACCACGGGGTGTCGGTGCTCGACGACCTCCTCATCGGGCATCAAGGTCTTGGCCCAGTGCACTGCGCCCAGGCCGATGCCCAGGAGCGAGAAACCCAGGAAGAGTCCGAAGAGGGTGTGCAACAGGTCCAGGTTCCCGAAGAAGGGGACGAAAACCATGTGGTTCATCGGCAGGGTGAAATAGGCGACGACAAAACCGATCGTGCCCACGATGGACAAACAGAAGAGCCCGGCTACTTGCCGTTCAGCACGTCTCGCCGCGCGCTCGTCGACATCGGCGTGCCGCAGGACATGCGGGGGCAGACCGGGATTCTCGAAGCGATCGGTGACAGCTACAGCTGTGCCGGGGACGTGCCCGTCCCCCAAGGAGACTTCGTGGCCGGTCACATGCGGGTTCTCAGGACGACTGTTCCCTGTCGCCCCGGAAGGAGAGCCGTTCTCGTTCATTCGTCGTTCCTGTCGGTACCGAGACCTGCCTTGCGGCGTGGTCGTCCTGGGGAGGAGAGGGTCAGGCGGCCTTGCGGCCCAGCCAAACGGCGGAGCCGATCATGATCGGGATGGCGATCAGCCACAGGAAGAAGCCGTCGGCGACCGGGCCGAAGGAACCCAGGGTGTGCCCGCCGGTGTTGTTGGCTTTGTCCAGTTCATGCAGATAAGCGATCACATCCCGTTTTTCTTCGGGAGTGATGTTCTGGTCGTTGAAGACCGGCATGGACTGAGGCCCGGTGAGCATCGCCTCGTAGATGTGTTTGCCTTCGATTCCTCGCAACGGGGGAGCGAACTTCCCTCGGGTCAGGGCTCCGCCTGACCCGGCGTAGTTGTGGCACATGGCGCAGTTGACCCTGAAGATGTCCCCACCACGGGCCAGGTTGGCGCCCTCGGCGGTGATGTACTTCTGATCGGGAACTGCGGGGCCGGGGCCCAGGGAAGCGACATAAGCGGCCATCTGCTTGATCTCGGTGTCGCTGAACTGCACCTTGTTGCGCTTGGCCTGGACATTTTGCTGGGGCAGTGGCATGCGTCCGGTCCCGACCTGGAAGTCCACCGCAGCGGCACCTACCCCGACGAGACTCGGCCCGTCCGGGGTTCCGGTGGCATTGGCGCCGTGGCAGGTCGTGCAGTTCGCCATGAAGAGCTTCTTGCCGGTTTCGATGTCCTGGGAGGAGGAGCCCGCTTCAGCCTGCGCGGAACCAGGGGCGAAGAAGCTGTAAGCGCCGCCGGTCATCAGTAGCCCGAGCAGGAGAAGGATGACGAAGGCGGCGGGGTGTCGACGGCGGGCGGCGAGGGCTTTCACGTCAGTGGTTCCTTGGGGTCGGAGCGCAGTTGGTGTGGCGGGGTGTGCTGGTTACTTCAAGATGTAGATCGTGACGAACAGTGCGATCCACACCACGTCGACGAAATGCCAGTAGTACGAAGTGACGATGGCGCCGGTGGCCTGCCTGTGGGTATAACGGCGCGAGGTGAAGCTGCGTCCGATGATGAGCAGGAAGGCGATCAACCCTCCTGTGACGTGGATGCCGTGGAAACCGGTGGTGATGTAGAAGGCCGAGGTGTAGGCGTTGTGACTCAGTGTCATGCCCTCGGAGGTGAGGGTTGCGTACTCCCAGACCTGCCCGGCAACGAAGACCGCGCCGAAGAGATAGGTCAGGACGTACCACTCGCGCATGCCCCATTCCTTGATCGGATGGAGGGTCAGGAGCTTCCCGGTACGTGACCCCCGGCCTTGCTCCGCGGCGAAGACCCCGAACTGACACCACACCGAGGAAATGACCAGGATCAGCGTGTTGACGAAGGCGAACCAGAAGTTCAACTTGGCGGTGCCATCGGCCCACAGGTCCGGTCGAACGGAGCGGATGGTGAAGTAGATGGCGAAGAGTCCCGCGAAGAACATCAGTTCGCTGGCCAACCAGACCATGGTCGCGACCGATGCCATATTCGGTCGTGTGACCGGGCCGTGCCCGGGGATCACACGAGGTGCAGGGGAATGAACGGAGGTTTCGGTCGCCACGGCCGCAATATTGCCTGACGATCGGGGGTGATCAGGCCCGCTGAGCAGGGCGAGGCGGTGCGTCGAACAGATCATCGCTCAGCGGTCGGTTGTCTCGGACGAGCGGTGTGTGGACCTGCGTTTTCACGAGTGGTCAGCTGGCCGGATCAGACCGGGTGGACGTCGGTCACGTGTTTTCCGAGGAGGATCGGTACAGACATCCACCGTGGAACGACGCGGGTAGGATCGCCCTATGAGCACCTCCCCCGAATCCGCTGTCGATGCCGCAGCAACCGAGGGTGCCGCCGCGCCCCGTCGCCTACGTGTCCTTCTTTACAGCGACGACCGGTCCACACGGGATGCCGTGCGGGTCGCCGTCGGTAAACGTCCCTCCCGTGAGGTGGAGATCGAGTCGTGGTTCGAGTGCGCAACCCCGGTGGCGGCTGAGGAAGCTGTTCGATCGAATACTTTCGACCTGTTGATCCTCGACGGGGAGTCTGCACCTTTCGGTGGGCTCGGGATGTGCCGCCAGTTCAAGCATGAGATCTTCGAATGCCCTCCCGTGGTCGTGCTCACCGGTCGGCCACAGGACGACTGGCTCGCCGCCTGGTCTTATGCCGACGGCGTGGTCCCGCATCCGCTCGACCCGGTGCAGATGGCGAAAGTGGTTGCCGAGACATCGGCGCGGGAAGCGGTGACTCCGGCTTGAACGTGACGGCCGGTCCTAGCTGGCCCACGATCTTGACCGCTTTGCTGTCCGGTCACGACCTGACTCCTTTGCAGACGACCTGGGCATGGCGTCACATCATGAACGGTGAGGCGTCTCCGGCACGGCTGGCTGCTTTCGTGGTCGCTTTACGGGCCAAGGGTGAGACGGTAGGTGAGCTGGCCGCCATCTCTGAGGAGATGCTGGCGCACGCCCGACCGATCACGGTTCCTGGCCCCACCTTGGACATCGTGGGCACGGGCGGGGACGGTTCACACAGCGTGAACATCTCGACGATGGCAGCTCTGGTGTGCGCCGGTGCGGGGGCGACCATCGTGAAGCACGGTAATCGTGCAGCCTCTTCGAGCTCGGGGACCGCTGACGTCTTGGAAGAACTCGGCGTCGCGCTGGACCTTGGGCCGGAACAGGTCGCCGAGGTGGCCCGCACGTCGGGGATGACTTTCTGCTTCGCGCAGGTCTTTCACCCTGCGATGCGACATGCCGCAGGGCCGCGCCGTGACTTGGGTATCCCGACGGTCTTCAACATCCTGGGTCCACTGACCAATCCGGCTCGGCCGACCCATGCCGCGATCGGTGTCGCCGATCAGGCCTTTGCACCGCTCATGGCGGGGGTTTTCGCTTCCCGGGGGCGAGATACCGCCGTGCTGCGTGGTGACGACGGGCTCGACGAGCTCACGATCTCCACCACATCGAAGGTGTGGTGGGTGCGTGATGGAGCTGTGCGTGAGTACCGTGTCGATCCGGACGAATTAGGAGTCACCCGATCACCTTTGTCGGCTCTGCGCGGCGGAAATCCAGCTCAGAACGCTCAGGTGGTTCGGGAGGTCCTGGCCGGACGGCAGGGCCCGGTTCGAGACGCTGTGGTGCTCAACGCCGGCCTCGCATTGGCGATCATGAGTCCGGACAGCGGACACGAGCACCGGGACTTCGTTCATGATCTGCGCCAGGGGATGGACCGGGCCGAGGAATCGATCGACACCGGATCCGCCGCAAGGGCGCTGGATCGTTGGCGGTCGGCGACCCGTGCCTGCCGTGGACGCTGAGGGCGGTCAGTCGAGCCCGATCGCGAAAGCGGCATCCATGTCCTCGGTGCCGTACTGACGGAAAGCGATGTGGGTGCGCGTGCTGCGCACCCCGGAGGTCTTGTTCAATCGGTCGGCGATCACGTCGGCGAATTCTTCATGGCGGTCTACCTGGACCACGGCAATGAGGTCGCAGTCACCGGTCACCGAATAGACCTCGCGGACGCCAGGCTGACCGGCGATGTCTTGCGCTACCTCGGGGATCCGGTCGACGTCGGCATGGATGAGGACGATGGCGGTGATCACCTCGATACTCTAACCGGACACGTCTCTCGGTCATGTGCCATAAGTCGATATGCCCGGATCTAACATGACGGAATGTCCTCCGCAGAATTCGTGAGCAGGCGTGATCTCCTGCGTGGCGTGGGTTGGGGCACGATCATGCTCTGCGGAGCCGTGGCCGCGTCCTGCGCCGACCCGGTCGGGTCCGTGCAGCCTGG
It contains:
- a CDS encoding response regulator transcription factor translates to MSTSPESAVDAAATEGAAAPRRLRVLLYSDDRSTRDAVRVAVGKRPSREVEIESWFECATPVAAEEAVRSNTFDLLILDGESAPFGGLGMCRQFKHEIFECPPVVVLTGRPQDDWLAAWSYADGVVPHPLDPVQMAKVVAETSAREAVTPA
- the qcrC gene encoding cytochrome bc1 complex diheme cytochrome c subunit; translated protein: MKALAARRRHPAAFVILLLLGLLMTGGAYSFFAPGSAQAEAGSSSQDIETGKKLFMANCTTCHGANATGTPDGPSLVGVGAAAVDFQVGTGRMPLPQQNVQAKRNKVQFSDTEIKQMAAYVASLGPGPAVPDQKYITAEGANLARGGDIFRVNCAMCHNYAGSGGALTRGKFAPPLRGIEGKHIYEAMLTGPQSMPVFNDQNITPEEKRDVIAYLHELDKANNTGGHTLGSFGPVADGFFLWLIAIPIMIGSAVWLGRKAA
- the ctaE gene encoding aa3-type cytochrome oxidase subunit III, which produces MASVATMVWLASELMFFAGLFAIYFTIRSVRPDLWADGTAKLNFWFAFVNTLILVISSVWCQFGVFAAEQGRGSRTGKLLTLHPIKEWGMREWYVLTYLFGAVFVAGQVWEYATLTSEGMTLSHNAYTSAFYITTGFHGIHVTGGLIAFLLIIGRSFTSRRYTHRQATGAIVTSYYWHFVDVVWIALFVTIYILK
- the trpD gene encoding anthranilate phosphoribosyltransferase, which codes for MTAGPSWPTILTALLSGHDLTPLQTTWAWRHIMNGEASPARLAAFVVALRAKGETVGELAAISEEMLAHARPITVPGPTLDIVGTGGDGSHSVNISTMAALVCAGAGATIVKHGNRAASSSSGTADVLEELGVALDLGPEQVAEVARTSGMTFCFAQVFHPAMRHAAGPRRDLGIPTVFNILGPLTNPARPTHAAIGVADQAFAPLMAGVFASRGRDTAVLRGDDGLDELTISTTSKVWWVRDGAVREYRVDPDELGVTRSPLSALRGGNPAQNAQVVREVLAGRQGPVRDAVVLNAGLALAIMSPDSGHEHRDFVHDLRQGMDRAEESIDTGSAARALDRWRSATRACRGR
- a CDS encoding Lrp/AsnC family transcriptional regulator — protein: MITAIVLIHADVDRIPEVAQDIAGQPGVREVYSVTGDCDLIAVVQVDRHEEFADVIADRLNKTSGVRSTRTHIAFRQYGTEDMDAAFAIGLD
- the qcrA gene encoding cytochrome bc1 complex Rieske iron-sulfur subunit, which gives rise to MNENGSPSGATGNSRPENPHVTGHEVSLGDGHVPGTAVAVTDRFENPGLPPHVLRHADVDERAARRAERQVAGLFCLSIVGTIGFVVAYFTLPMNHMVFVPFFGNLDLLHTLFGLFLGFSLLGIGLGAVHWAKTLMPDEEVVEHRHPVVSSEEDRQGVLDTLQRGMEESQLGRRKLIRLAGGTSLAIFALPLLIQVVGGLGKMGDADRELRNTFWRKGLRLMTDPENRPIKATDVTLGSVYHVLPEGIHDKPKQKPAPGQTFDHDENLGVLERKAKAAVLLMRLDPAKFASTKARDWGFQGIVAYSKICTHAGCPVGLYEQQTHHLLCPCHQSTFDVTNDCEVVFGPAKRPLPQLKITVDKEGYLVADQGFMEPVGPSFWTRAR